The Paenalcaligenes faecalis genome has a window encoding:
- a CDS encoding c-type cytochrome — protein sequence MIFPSSLTPLAAWAVMMGVLLSPITRAEPTLDIELLASSCVNCHSPKSNPSSAIPSLAGKPESLLLAQLTAFQSDSPPPHTTVMDRLTRGLSHEELTALARYFSQTTTKAQED from the coding sequence ATGATTTTTCCTTCTAGCCTCACACCTCTCGCAGCGTGGGCAGTAATGATGGGAGTCCTCTTATCACCCATCACTAGAGCCGAACCCACCCTAGATATTGAGCTCTTAGCCAGCTCATGTGTTAACTGCCACAGCCCTAAAAGCAATCCATCTAGCGCAATTCCTAGTCTAGCCGGAAAACCTGAGTCACTGCTTTTAGCGCAGCTAACTGCATTTCAATCAGACTCCCCACCGCCACACACTACAGTAATGGACCGCTTAACTCGTGGCCTTAGTCATGAGGAGCTAACCGCCTTAGCGCGATACTTCTCACAAACCACCACAAAGGCGCAAGAGGACTAA
- a CDS encoding NAD(P)/FAD-dependent oxidoreductase codes for MKQKTSFSRRQWLERVGQTAAASAVLLSTPVYARPAAARVVIVGGGFGGATAAKYIKRHDPTIQVTLIEPAHTFYTCPFSNLYLGGLRQFEQQGHRFDALRALGIDVVHDYASNIDNTTKKVHLLAGTTLAYDKLLLSPGIDFRWNALEGYDEAASKQAPHAWKGGEQTQLLKQQLNAMKDGGTFILAAPENPFRCPPGPYERVSMIAHYFQQHKPKSKILILDAKDAFSKQPLFQAGWQQLYGDMIEWVPMSQDGKVTRVDISTNSVETEFGEIHHADVLNIVPPQKAGVIAEKAGVTDASGWVPVKAHSFESQLVDDIYVVGDATIASPMPKSGFSANIQAKVAALAIVNSLQGKDIAPPSFSNTCYSLIGPDYGISVAHAYALKDDQIIEVSGGISPTEADTAFRQREAQYGAAWYDAITWDIWGTRS; via the coding sequence ATGAAACAAAAAACGTCTTTTTCTCGACGCCAATGGTTAGAGCGTGTCGGCCAAACAGCAGCTGCCAGTGCAGTGCTGCTTTCAACCCCTGTGTATGCTCGCCCAGCGGCTGCACGTGTTGTGATTGTAGGGGGTGGATTTGGTGGGGCAACTGCAGCCAAATATATTAAGCGCCACGACCCAACTATCCAAGTTACGTTAATCGAGCCCGCACATACTTTTTACACGTGTCCTTTTAGCAACCTCTATCTAGGAGGCTTACGTCAATTTGAACAGCAGGGACACCGTTTCGATGCTTTACGTGCTTTAGGTATTGATGTTGTTCATGACTATGCAAGCAACATCGACAACACCACCAAAAAAGTCCATCTCCTTGCAGGCACAACCCTTGCTTACGATAAGCTATTACTTTCTCCGGGTATAGATTTCCGTTGGAATGCTCTTGAAGGCTACGACGAAGCAGCCTCTAAACAGGCACCTCACGCTTGGAAAGGGGGTGAGCAAACCCAGCTACTTAAACAACAGCTCAATGCGATGAAAGATGGCGGCACCTTTATTCTGGCTGCCCCTGAAAATCCATTTCGCTGCCCCCCTGGTCCCTATGAGCGAGTCAGCATGATCGCTCATTACTTCCAGCAGCATAAGCCCAAGTCAAAAATACTTATCTTAGACGCCAAAGATGCATTTTCTAAGCAGCCTTTATTTCAAGCTGGCTGGCAACAGCTCTATGGCGACATGATTGAATGGGTTCCTATGTCACAAGATGGCAAGGTGACACGTGTAGACATCTCAACAAACTCAGTCGAAACTGAATTTGGAGAAATACATCACGCTGATGTTCTAAATATAGTGCCTCCGCAAAAAGCAGGTGTGATTGCAGAAAAAGCCGGGGTGACGGATGCAAGCGGATGGGTACCAGTCAAAGCCCACTCTTTTGAGTCTCAATTGGTTGATGATATTTATGTAGTTGGAGATGCCACCATCGCATCACCCATGCCAAAATCTGGCTTTTCTGCCAATATCCAAGCCAAGGTCGCCGCTTTAGCCATTGTTAACTCACTACAAGGCAAAGACATCGCTCCTCCCTCTTTTTCTAATACCTGCTATAGCTTGATTGGACCAGATTACGGAATTTCTGTCGCACACGCTTATGCCTTAAAAGATGACCAAATCATCGAGGTCTCCGGTGGTATTAGCCCCACAGAAGCAGATACGGCGTTTCGCCAGCGCGAAGCACAATACGGTGCGGCCTGGTATGACGCCATTACATGGGATATATGGGGTACTCGCAGTTAA
- a CDS encoding YeeE/YedE family protein translates to MTPTALTLWAGLIIGLLFGSISQITGFCFYRGLRAHWASQPSNQLQAFALALAVAVLGTYLIDITHLVPIQDSLYLQRQVSWLLLPLGGMLFGYGMGLANGCGARALVLLGQGNLRSLVVLICLGVSAYVVMTGLLAPLRLYLSQLSLITPAAMTPATGFGRTFVMGSVVIALLLFAFTSRGNRSSRIRDMCGATLIGVLVVAGWLATGWLGADPFETLPPTSLSFVAPVGDTLQYAMLSTGLSLRFGTTVVIGVGVGAFITSLIRKQFILTGFESVPQMKQAIGGGILMGIGGVLALGCTIGQGLSGLSTLSYSSLVSMLAIIIGAKLHATLHIRTH, encoded by the coding sequence ATGACTCCTACCGCATTAACTCTATGGGCAGGGCTAATTATTGGCCTGCTCTTTGGCTCTATTAGCCAAATCACTGGCTTTTGCTTTTACCGTGGTCTGAGGGCGCACTGGGCCTCTCAACCCAGCAATCAACTACAGGCCTTTGCCTTGGCATTAGCTGTTGCCGTACTGGGAACCTATCTCATTGATATTACCCACCTAGTTCCCATTCAAGACAGCTTATATTTACAAAGGCAGGTTTCATGGCTACTGCTGCCGCTAGGTGGCATGCTATTTGGTTACGGTATGGGGCTGGCAAATGGGTGCGGTGCAAGGGCCTTAGTCTTATTAGGTCAAGGTAACTTACGCTCTCTGGTTGTACTTATTTGCTTAGGGGTCAGTGCGTATGTGGTCATGACAGGACTGCTCGCGCCATTACGACTATACCTGAGCCAACTAAGCCTCATTACCCCTGCGGCCATGACTCCGGCGACTGGATTCGGGCGCACTTTTGTCATGGGCTCTGTGGTCATCGCCTTATTACTGTTTGCGTTTACCTCTAGAGGAAACCGCTCCTCACGAATTCGTGACATGTGTGGTGCCACGCTGATCGGGGTTTTAGTGGTCGCAGGTTGGTTAGCCACAGGCTGGTTAGGGGCTGATCCTTTTGAAACTCTCCCACCTACCTCCTTGAGCTTTGTAGCTCCTGTGGGTGACACGTTACAGTACGCCATGCTGTCAACCGGACTGAGTCTGCGCTTTGGTACTACCGTAGTCATAGGAGTCGGAGTGGGAGCCTTCATCACTAGCTTAATTAGGAAACAATTCATCCTAACTGGATTTGAATCAGTGCCACAAATGAAACAAGCAATAGGTGGTGGCATATTGATGGGGATTGGTGGGGTGCTAGCCTTAGGTTGTACGATTGGACAAGGCTTATCTGGTCTATCCACCTTATCTTACAGCTCCTTAGTAAGTATGCTCGCCATCATTATTGGAGCTAAGTTACACGCTACCCTACACATCAGAACTCACTAA
- a CDS encoding pseudouridine synthase, whose translation MSFRSAVKKSVASHRPASQSFSRSRGKGEQEQPKRLILLNKPYDVLTQFTDDQGRSTLKDYVPVSGVYPAGRLDRNSEGLLLLTNDGRLQARIAEPKYKMAKTYWVQVEGSVTDQQLTQLQQGVLLNDGMTLPAQAEQIHEPDIWPRTPPVRFRAHIPTSWMSITITEGRNRQVRRMTAAVGLPTLRLIRVKIGDWSLGDLQPGQWKEVAAVL comes from the coding sequence ATGAGTTTTCGTTCTGCAGTCAAAAAATCCGTCGCCTCTCATCGGCCTGCATCCCAATCTTTTTCTAGATCGCGGGGGAAAGGAGAACAAGAGCAGCCTAAACGATTGATACTTTTGAATAAGCCCTATGATGTACTGACTCAGTTTACCGACGATCAAGGACGCAGCACGTTAAAGGACTATGTGCCCGTTTCAGGGGTGTATCCTGCTGGGCGTTTAGATAGAAATAGTGAGGGTTTGCTCTTGCTGACCAATGATGGGCGGCTACAAGCTCGTATCGCAGAGCCTAAGTACAAGATGGCGAAAACGTATTGGGTTCAAGTTGAAGGCAGTGTGACCGATCAACAGTTAACTCAATTGCAGCAAGGGGTGTTACTAAATGATGGCATGACCTTACCTGCCCAGGCGGAACAAATCCATGAGCCCGATATCTGGCCTCGCACACCACCGGTTAGATTCAGAGCGCATATCCCGACCTCTTGGATGAGTATTACGATTACAGAGGGTAGGAATCGACAGGTAAGACGTATGACAGCCGCGGTGGGGCTACCCACTTTACGCTTAATACGAGTAAAAATAGGAGACTGGTCTTTAGGTGATTTGCAGCCTGGGCAGTGGAAAGAGGTAGCTGCTGTGCTTTAG
- a CDS encoding cache domain-containing protein, with translation MLKSKKHQLVRQVVQLGVGFSLGLGAPVLLMSSAMATTAENSLTQTPQGAVLETILATEKRVDDLLSLAVQHVQEKGITGVNDFNRDPRFTDNELYVFSLSRTGVILSSGGWSATLIGQNVLNMTDEDERPFFQKMLDQAKVADAGSVEYLWFNPADGNTDPKITHFRVVDNVVIAAGYFPGFSTETQAKELLDLAVSEYFKNPVLALRKFRNRQSGFRNRDQYVFVLDKSERTVLWTPSSPELNDKSLDDVVDIQGSAFLAQMVDTASPNRIQQIDYWWFSPITKRVELRRAFYQQVGDSVLGVGTFILPN, from the coding sequence ATGTTAAAGAGTAAAAAACACCAGTTGGTGCGACAGGTTGTGCAGTTAGGAGTCGGCTTTAGTTTAGGGCTGGGTGCGCCTGTGTTATTGATGTCTTCTGCGATGGCTACAACGGCAGAAAATTCGTTAACACAGACCCCTCAGGGCGCAGTGCTAGAGACTATCTTAGCTACTGAAAAACGAGTTGATGACTTACTTAGTCTTGCTGTTCAGCATGTGCAGGAAAAGGGCATTACCGGCGTGAATGACTTTAATCGTGATCCACGATTTACCGATAACGAATTGTATGTTTTTAGTCTAAGTCGTACGGGGGTGATTCTGTCCAGTGGCGGTTGGTCTGCCACACTAATAGGACAAAACGTATTGAATATGACGGATGAGGATGAGCGGCCTTTTTTTCAAAAAATGCTAGATCAAGCAAAGGTGGCAGATGCTGGTAGCGTAGAGTATCTCTGGTTTAATCCTGCAGATGGTAATACAGACCCTAAGATTACCCATTTTAGGGTGGTGGATAATGTAGTGATTGCTGCGGGTTATTTTCCTGGGTTCTCTACGGAGACCCAAGCCAAGGAACTTTTGGATTTGGCTGTCAGTGAGTATTTTAAAAACCCAGTCTTAGCATTGCGTAAGTTTCGCAATAGGCAAAGTGGTTTTAGAAATAGAGACCAGTACGTTTTTGTATTAGATAAGTCCGAGCGCACGGTCTTATGGACACCTTCCTCCCCAGAGTTAAATGATAAATCTCTTGATGATGTGGTTGACATTCAGGGGTCTGCCTTTTTAGCTCAGATGGTGGACACAGCTAGTCCTAATCGTATTCAGCAAATTGATTACTGGTGGTTTAGTCCGATTACAAAGCGCGTAGAGTTACGTCGCGCTTTTTATCAACAGGTGGGTGATAGTGTGCTGGGCGTAGGGACGTTTATATTGCCTAATTAG
- a CDS encoding TRAP transporter large permease: protein MEQQIVGLLFGSFAILLLIGAPITVSLAGAAMAAFLVLGKNPISFVQIAFTSVGSFPLMALPAFILAGALMEAAGISKRLVDIAESLAGPITGGLGVATVLACLFFGAISGSGPATTAAVGMLMIPAMTKRNYDLSYASAITASSGGLGIIIPPSIPMVIFGISALGMRPPPEAISLHGPFSSVSISKLFIAGVIPGLIMASSLLVMNYIISRKKGYKGTDEGWDTSSIATSLRRGAWSIFAPVFILGGIYAGFFTPTESAVVAIFYTLFVGIFIHREMSLQKLFVSLRTTTWITGRVLLILFAATVFGRLLVEQRIPAIIADSLISWTDNMYLIWTVLIFFLLFVGMFMETLAAIMILVPVLLPVTYMLGVDPTHVGIVVICALSVGFITPPLGENLFVASGIGGATVEQIVVKVLPFVAVLLVAIFIIAFFPGLTLWLPGLMGY from the coding sequence ATGGAGCAGCAAATTGTCGGTTTATTGTTTGGAAGCTTTGCTATTTTGCTTTTGATTGGAGCACCGATCACTGTGTCTTTGGCTGGTGCGGCAATGGCTGCGTTTTTGGTCTTAGGCAAAAACCCAATTTCATTTGTGCAAATTGCGTTTACCTCGGTAGGTAGTTTTCCACTGATGGCTTTGCCCGCATTTATTTTGGCGGGGGCTCTCATGGAGGCTGCAGGTATATCAAAGCGCTTAGTTGATATAGCTGAAAGCTTAGCGGGACCTATAACGGGTGGTTTAGGGGTTGCGACTGTTTTAGCTTGTTTGTTCTTTGGGGCGATCTCCGGTTCAGGTCCGGCAACGACGGCAGCAGTCGGTATGCTAATGATCCCGGCGATGACTAAGCGTAATTATGATTTGAGCTATGCCTCAGCGATTACCGCCTCTTCTGGTGGATTGGGGATTATTATTCCTCCCTCTATCCCCATGGTGATTTTTGGTATTTCCGCTTTAGGCATGCGACCTCCTCCCGAGGCCATTAGCTTACATGGTCCGTTTTCCTCTGTATCCATCTCAAAGCTTTTTATTGCGGGTGTAATTCCTGGTTTAATCATGGCAAGTAGCTTATTGGTCATGAACTACATCATTTCGCGTAAAAAGGGTTACAAAGGAACGGATGAGGGGTGGGATACGTCTTCAATCGCAACGTCTTTGCGCCGTGGAGCTTGGTCTATTTTTGCCCCTGTGTTTATTTTAGGGGGGATTTATGCGGGCTTCTTTACGCCAACCGAGTCCGCGGTGGTTGCTATTTTCTATACGCTATTTGTGGGGATATTCATCCACCGAGAGATGAGCTTGCAAAAACTATTTGTCTCATTGCGTACTACCACTTGGATTACAGGCCGAGTGCTATTAATTCTTTTTGCTGCGACGGTATTCGGTCGACTTTTAGTTGAACAGCGTATTCCAGCTATTATTGCGGATTCGTTAATTAGTTGGACCGATAATATGTACCTAATTTGGACAGTTTTGATCTTTTTCTTATTGTTCGTTGGTATGTTTATGGAAACCTTAGCCGCTATCATGATTTTAGTCCCTGTGCTCTTGCCAGTGACTTATATGCTGGGGGTTGATCCAACGCATGTTGGTATTGTGGTGATTTGTGCTCTTTCGGTAGGTTTTATTACTCCACCTCTAGGAGAAAACCTATTTGTGGCTTCAGGGATAGGGGGGGCAACAGTGGAACAGATCGTAGTCAAAGTGTTGCCTTTTGTCGCCGTATTATTAGTGGCTATTTTTATCATTGCGTTTTTTCCCGGTTTAACGCTTTGGTTACCAGGGTTAATGGGGTATTAG
- a CDS encoding TRAP transporter small permease: MSLKKVLLHLVDHIEEYVCALLLSSFVVLLFAQIIVRQFFAYSIPWGEEVATYMFVWFAYLGAVVAAKMSAHNRVTFQFKIFPPIIKKISETVADLIWVAFNLYFTWLSYDFVFNRMNLFWKSQTTGIPMKYFFMVLPLAFFLMSARILWNNYLTWFKAVEIIDPESQELAQIQQAGQKIKAEMAKGAQ; encoded by the coding sequence ATGTCATTAAAAAAGGTGTTGCTGCACCTAGTTGATCACATCGAAGAGTATGTGTGCGCTTTGTTGCTTAGTTCATTTGTTGTTCTTTTGTTCGCTCAGATTATTGTTAGGCAATTCTTTGCGTATTCCATTCCCTGGGGTGAAGAGGTAGCAACCTACATGTTTGTGTGGTTTGCGTATTTAGGTGCTGTGGTGGCAGCAAAAATGTCAGCCCATAACCGAGTCACTTTCCAATTCAAAATTTTCCCTCCTATCATCAAAAAAATCTCAGAGACAGTGGCTGATTTGATCTGGGTTGCCTTTAATCTGTACTTCACTTGGTTAAGCTACGACTTTGTGTTTAATCGCATGAACTTATTTTGGAAATCTCAAACGACAGGGATTCCGATGAAGTATTTCTTCATGGTGTTGCCACTCGCTTTTTTCTTAATGTCCGCTCGAATTCTATGGAATAACTATCTTACTTGGTTTAAGGCCGTGGAAATTATTGATCCGGAAAGCCAAGAACTAGCCCAAATTCAGCAAGCAGGTCAAAAAATAAAAGCAGAAATGGCTAAAGGAGCGCAGTAA
- a CDS encoding TRAP transporter substrate-binding protein, which translates to MKLKTLLKGSVVWAAAGLLIASAASATTFKVAIGDAAGGTQHELGKAFAESLKEKTGGKFTADLFPNSQLGDEQDTVNDAAMGLLDFSILAINNVTPFSPSVAVLTLPYVIQSAEEAKKLTLGEVGKELTENTIRDAGVRIVGWSYSGFRVLTNSKRPIKTLEDLKGLVIRVPKNELMIASYKSWGINPSPLAWSETFTALQQRVVDGQDNPYITISAMKFNEVQKYITNIRYLFSLEPLIVSEQIFQQQSPDVQQAILDAGMEATEHSFTYLQETESRIKDELVAAGMEISDPANDEKEWIEAATTQVWPAFYDSIGGKKRLDEILASLGR; encoded by the coding sequence ATGAAACTAAAAACCTTATTAAAAGGCTCAGTGGTATGGGCGGCAGCTGGCTTATTAATAGCGAGTGCAGCTAGTGCAACAACATTCAAAGTAGCAATTGGTGATGCAGCAGGTGGTACACAACATGAACTAGGTAAAGCTTTTGCTGAAAGTTTAAAAGAAAAAACAGGCGGTAAATTTACTGCAGATTTGTTTCCTAATAGTCAGCTAGGTGATGAGCAAGATACGGTGAATGATGCCGCAATGGGATTGTTAGATTTTTCTATCTTAGCGATTAATAACGTAACGCCATTCTCACCGAGTGTTGCCGTTTTAACATTACCTTATGTCATTCAAAGTGCTGAAGAGGCAAAAAAACTGACACTGGGCGAAGTAGGTAAAGAGCTGACGGAAAATACGATTCGTGATGCTGGGGTGCGTATTGTGGGGTGGTCTTACTCTGGATTTCGTGTATTAACGAACTCTAAACGTCCGATTAAAACCCTAGAGGACTTAAAAGGGCTGGTCATTCGAGTACCCAAAAATGAGCTCATGATTGCGTCATACAAGTCGTGGGGCATTAACCCTAGCCCATTGGCATGGTCAGAAACATTTACCGCTTTGCAGCAGCGAGTCGTAGATGGTCAAGATAATCCGTACATCACTATTTCAGCCATGAAGTTTAATGAGGTACAAAAATACATCACGAACATTCGTTACTTGTTCTCTTTAGAGCCTTTGATTGTTAGCGAGCAAATCTTTCAACAACAGTCCCCTGATGTCCAACAGGCTATTTTGGATGCCGGTATGGAGGCAACCGAGCACAGTTTTACTTACCTCCAAGAAACCGAGTCTCGTATTAAAGATGAGTTAGTGGCTGCGGGCATGGAAATCTCCGATCCAGCTAACGATGAAAAAGAATGGATAGAGGCTGCAACAACTCAGGTTTGGCCTGCTTTTTATGACTCCATTGGGGGTAAAAAGCGTTTAGATGAAATTCTTGCCTCTTTAGGCCGTTAG
- a CDS encoding NAD(P)/FAD-dependent oxidoreductase — MTGVDQAGVKQAMATPAQRAYDPAYDPLVAQNPGQGTNYAPTYWIGTAGEPPEDDGPITHDIEVDVAIIGSGFTGLTTAIYLAQEHGIKATVLEANRTAWGCSTRNGGQAQCASGRLKRSQWIERWGVDVALKMHRECVEGMENFKELIKDIDCDPQPGGHLYIAHRERVMPVLEKEAALLRDTFGYNARILDAKTVRNEWVNDHEAHGAMHEPEGIGIHAGKLAFGYLKKARALGATVHPSSPVQGWETRNGYHYLRTPGGVVKAKSVGVATGGYTSNGLHKEFKNRLLPILSNSVVTRPLTDDEIKACHFHTHQVLTDTRVLRNYYRLLPDNRLQIGSRSAITGRDAPQQKYEDFLRGALHRKFPELTGIQLDYSWWGWVDVSHDMMPRIVQPDPQQSIFYAMGYGGNGVMYSAQAGKRMAQWIAGKGHELVELPIFKDRLPFPNVREMVEAEMFAPFRRFGQRFLYRWYHLKDEKI, encoded by the coding sequence ATGACAGGAGTAGATCAAGCGGGTGTAAAGCAAGCCATGGCAACTCCTGCTCAGCGTGCTTATGACCCGGCCTATGATCCATTAGTGGCTCAGAACCCAGGTCAAGGCACGAATTATGCCCCCACTTATTGGATAGGAACAGCAGGAGAACCACCTGAAGATGACGGTCCGATTACGCATGATATCGAAGTAGATGTGGCCATTATTGGATCAGGGTTTACTGGGTTGACCACCGCAATTTATTTGGCACAAGAACATGGCATTAAAGCGACTGTTCTAGAGGCGAATCGTACTGCGTGGGGATGTAGTACTCGAAATGGCGGTCAGGCTCAGTGTGCTTCGGGCCGATTAAAGCGATCACAGTGGATTGAGCGTTGGGGTGTGGATGTTGCTTTGAAAATGCACCGAGAGTGTGTTGAGGGCATGGAAAACTTCAAAGAGCTAATCAAAGATATTGACTGTGATCCTCAGCCCGGTGGGCATTTATACATAGCTCACCGCGAACGAGTGATGCCCGTACTTGAAAAAGAGGCGGCTTTATTGCGCGATACCTTTGGGTATAACGCCCGTATTCTTGATGCCAAAACCGTGCGTAACGAGTGGGTTAATGACCACGAGGCACACGGTGCGATGCATGAGCCGGAAGGGATTGGTATTCATGCCGGTAAATTGGCGTTTGGCTACTTGAAAAAAGCACGCGCCTTAGGGGCAACCGTTCATCCCTCAAGCCCTGTTCAGGGTTGGGAGACTCGGAATGGCTACCATTACTTGCGTACTCCAGGTGGCGTCGTTAAGGCCAAATCAGTAGGTGTTGCAACAGGAGGCTATACCTCGAATGGGCTGCATAAAGAGTTTAAGAATCGTCTATTACCGATTTTATCAAACTCGGTCGTCACGCGTCCTTTAACGGATGATGAGATTAAAGCATGTCATTTTCATACGCATCAGGTGTTAACTGATACGCGTGTATTGCGTAATTACTACCGCTTATTGCCAGATAACCGTCTACAAATTGGTAGCCGTAGTGCAATTACTGGCCGTGATGCCCCACAACAAAAATACGAGGATTTTCTTCGTGGTGCACTACACCGAAAGTTTCCAGAACTCACTGGAATTCAGTTGGATTACTCATGGTGGGGTTGGGTCGATGTCAGCCACGACATGATGCCACGCATTGTACAACCTGACCCACAACAAAGCATTTTCTATGCGATGGGGTATGGCGGTAATGGGGTGATGTACTCAGCTCAAGCGGGTAAGCGAATGGCGCAATGGATAGCAGGTAAAGGGCATGAGTTAGTCGAGCTACCTATATTCAAAGATCGTTTGCCTTTCCCGAATGTACGAGAAATGGTTGAGGCAGAAATGTTTGCGCCATTTAGACGTTTTGGTCAACGATTCTTATATCGTTGGTACCACCTGAAAGATGAGAAGATCTAA